The following are from one region of the Paenibacillus sp. KS-LC4 genome:
- the yaaA gene encoding S4 domain-containing protein YaaA — protein MKEVAIRTEYIPLGQFLKLSDCISTGGQAKFFLQENKITINGETDNRRGRKLYVGDRVEVEGFGVFTVTGS, from the coding sequence ATGAAGGAAGTTGCCATTCGCACGGAATATATTCCACTGGGACAGTTTCTAAAGCTGTCGGATTGTATATCCACAGGTGGACAAGCTAAATTTTTTCTACAGGAGAACAAGATTACAATTAACGGCGAGACGGATAACAGACGTGGACGCAAGCTGTATGTCGGTGACCGTGTCGAGGTAGAAGGCTTCGGCGTCTTTACTGTTACCGGTTCATAA
- the recF gene encoding DNA replication/repair protein RecF yields the protein MFLKNIHLQNYRNYGQLELETNNQVNLFVGPNAQGKTNLLEAIFALALTKSHRTSKDKELIGWEADSARLQGTVDKRYGTAQLELLLSTQGKKAKINGLEQRKLSNFIGSLNVVMFAPEDLEIVKGTPGVRRRFLDMEIGQVQPGYLHTLQQYGKVLVQRNNYLKTASPSSMQQTMLDVWNTQLAELGVKIMKKREHFIHKLQRWAEQIHSGITAGSEQLTITYRPSLGSGEPEDESVLFEQFMIKLTQVKDQEIRRGMSLVGPHRDDLAFFINGKEASVYGSQGQQRTTALSLKLAEIELIAEEIGEYPLLLLDDVLSELDQHRQTQLIETFQSKVQTFITTTGLESVNISKLQDACIYNVREGQVTRG from the coding sequence GTGTTTCTTAAAAATATTCATTTGCAAAATTACCGCAACTACGGACAGCTTGAGCTGGAGACGAATAACCAGGTCAATCTGTTCGTCGGTCCGAACGCTCAGGGCAAGACAAATTTGCTGGAAGCCATATTTGCGCTGGCCCTCACTAAATCGCACCGTACGTCCAAGGACAAGGAGCTGATTGGCTGGGAAGCGGATTCGGCTCGCCTGCAAGGCACGGTAGATAAGCGCTATGGCACGGCGCAGCTTGAGCTGCTGCTGTCGACACAGGGCAAGAAGGCGAAAATTAATGGGCTCGAGCAGCGTAAGCTGAGCAACTTCATCGGTTCGCTGAATGTAGTCATGTTCGCGCCGGAGGATCTAGAAATTGTAAAAGGCACGCCGGGTGTACGCAGACGGTTTCTGGATATGGAAATCGGTCAGGTGCAGCCCGGTTATTTGCATACCCTTCAGCAATACGGCAAAGTGCTCGTTCAACGGAATAACTACCTGAAGACAGCGTCTCCTAGCTCCATGCAGCAGACGATGCTGGATGTATGGAATACGCAGCTCGCCGAGCTAGGTGTTAAAATTATGAAAAAAAGGGAACACTTCATACATAAACTTCAGCGCTGGGCTGAGCAGATTCATTCTGGCATTACGGCTGGCAGCGAACAGCTCACCATTACCTACCGACCATCGCTTGGCAGCGGAGAGCCGGAAGATGAATCTGTTTTATTTGAGCAATTTATGATAAAGTTAACACAAGTGAAAGATCAGGAGATTCGCAGAGGTATGTCGCTCGTTGGGCCTCATCGCGATGATTTGGCCTTTTTTATTAACGGCAAAGAGGCATCTGTATATGGTTCCCAGGGACAGCAGCGCACAACCGCACTCTCGCTAAAGCTGGCAGAAATTGAGCTGATTGCTGAGGAGATTGGGGAATATCCGCTGCTGCTTCTTGATGATGTTCTGTCTGAGCTTGACCAGCACCGGCAGACGCAGCTCATAGAAACCTTTCAGAGCAAGGTGCAGACGTTCATCACGACAACCGGGCTTGAGAGCGTCAATATTAGCAAGCTGCAGGACGCTTGTATCTATAATGTGCGTGAAGGCCAAGTGACGCGCGGATAA
- a CDS encoding extracellular matrix/biofilm biosynthesis regulator RemA family protein, with the protein MYIHLGGEKIIRAAELVAIFDISIEQSSKLSKQFVAGARKRKDVETIGEEEPKSIVVTKQKIYYSPISSSTLKKRAHHFVANG; encoded by the coding sequence ATGTATATCCATTTGGGCGGCGAGAAAATTATTCGGGCTGCCGAGCTGGTAGCCATTTTCGATATATCCATAGAGCAATCCTCCAAGTTATCCAAGCAGTTCGTTGCAGGCGCCCGCAAGCGCAAGGACGTGGAGACGATTGGCGAAGAGGAGCCGAAATCCATCGTTGTGACGAAGCAGAAAATCTATTATTCGCCAATTTCATCCTCTACCTTGAAGAAGCGAGCTCATCATTTTGTAGCGAATGGCTGA